In Sphaeramia orbicularis chromosome 10, fSphaOr1.1, whole genome shotgun sequence, the following proteins share a genomic window:
- the atox1 gene encoding copper transport protein ATOX1, whose product MTKHEFEVAMTCEGCSGAVTRVLNKLGDVKFEIDLPKKLVWIESDKDVDVLMETLKKCGKEVKYNGTK is encoded by the exons ATGACC AAACACGAGTTTGAGGTGGCCATGACATGTGAGGGCTGTTCAGGAGCCGTCACCAGAGTCCTCAACAAACTTGGAG ATGTGAAGTTTGAGATTGACCTGCCCAAGAAACTGGTGTGGATCGAGTCGGACAAAGACGTGGATGTCCTCATGGAGACGCTGAAGAAGTGTGGGAAGGAGGTGAAATACAACGGCACAAAGTGA